A region of the Leptospiraceae bacterium genome:
AAAATTTTGACGACCAAGTAAAACAAGATCATGTTGCCGGGCAAAATGGTGTAGGTATTTCCTTAGTAAGAATGGTGTCTAATTTTTTTAGAGTCACTACCAACAACAAAGGGCAATCTTATAAAAAACTATTTAGCGTACACGATGATGTTAAAAAATTAATTCGCAGCTTCAAATTTTCTCCAGAAGATTTCGAAAAAGTAATTCTCTATTATGATGAGCACGGTAAATTTACAGATTGTCCACTACTAACTAAAGACCATTTATCCAAACTACAATCTCTCATGGAAAAAACTTTCATGATTGAAACCATTAAATCTTGCGGTGACGAACATGGAACAACTGTAGAGTTCGAACTTGAGCCAAAGTTTTTTAACAAACTAGACACAAAGTACAATCCTGATCTGATGCGTCAGTATCTACAGGATATTGCAATGACAAATCCTGGACTTGAAGTTCAGTTCCATCATAAAAATAAATCAGATAAGTTTAAGTTCAAAAAAGGAATGGAAGAAATTTTTCTGAATTCTGATTTAACTTATTACAAAATGGAATACAAAGATCCAAACTCTGCGTCTCAAATCAATCTCGAAACCTACTTTGTAATTGGGCAAAATAAAACTCTAACGTGGGTTAACTCCAATTTTGCGGTTCAAGGTGGTTCGGCGATTGAATACTTGGAAAATAGAATTTGTGATGAAGTCAGAAAAAAAAGTCAAATTACAGCTCTCGAGAAAAAATTAAAAACACAATCTACACGAAATGATGTTAGAAATTGTTTTCATATGTATGTCAACTTACGAATTCTTAATCCTCGTTTTAAATCACAGGATAAATCCTATTTGATTAATGACTTAAACGAAGACATGCGAAATGCAGTTGATAAGAGTCTAGACAAACTAATTAAAAAAACTGACTTAATTGAAGAAGTTAAGATGCAGATGGAAAAAAGAACGCAACTCAAAGAGTTAGAAGATGCACAAAAAGGTCTTCGTAAAGCGTCTAAGAACAATATACCCAAACTCATGCAACCAACTGGTAAACCAAGTGATGTCGGCAGAGTGTTGTTTGTCGCTGAGGGAGATTCTGCTATTGCAGGTTTACGTCCAGCTAGAAATCCAAAACTCCACGGCTTATTCCCATTACGCGGTAAACCACTTAACTGTAAAGGTATGAGTCTTGCTAAAGCACTCGCAAACGAAGAAATGAAAAATATTGTGGCTATTCTTGGTTTGCCGATAAACGAAAAACTCAAAGATCCAAAAGAGCTCAATTATGATAAAGTAAGCATTATAACCGACGCGGATTTTGACGGTTACGCAATTCGTTCTCTCATGCTTTCCTTTTTCTACGAATACTGGCCTGAACTATTTGACTTCGGTGTTATCCATATTTCTGCCGCTCCCCTTTTTGAGGTCGATGTAAAATGGAAAGAAGGCAAAAAAGAAACGATCTTCTGCATCGACGATAAAGACTACGACAAACTTATGGAACGTATCCGTAAAAACGGCGGAGAGATGGTCAGAAAGAAAAGAAATAAAGGTTTAGGCGAAACAGGTAAGGAAGCCATGAAATTCGCTGTAGACGAATGTATGACTAAAATTACATTATCTAACCGCAAAACTGCCCAAAAGACTCAAGACCTTTGGTTTCACAAAGACTTCGCCGAACAAAGACGAGATGCGATTTCCGAGTATTCGATGGCGGTGATTCAGGACTAATGGTTAATGGTTAATGGAAGATTGGGGTTGGTTGATTATTTTTGCATTGAAATCCCCTGATTTTCTAGGCATTGATTGACTACACTGAGAAGATGACTTATCTTTTATTTTTGCGTAGGCTCGATGAATTGCAAACTCTGAAAGAGAAAAAAGCGGCTACTCTTAAAAAGCCGATAGAAGAGCCGATTTACAAAACCTCCGAAACCAATTTGCGTTGGAGTCATTTTAAAAATACAGATCCCGAAGTCATGTTCGAGTTGTTTCGAAAGAAAGATGGAATTTTTGATTTTCTAAAAAATGTAGGAAGTAAAGATTCTACTTTTTCTAAGTTCATGAAGGGCGCGACGTTTATGATTCCGACTCCGCGACTTCTAGCGCAAGTTGTAGAAATGCTTTCCAACTTAGACATGAGCGACAGAGACACAAAAGGGGATGTTTACGAGTATCTCCTCGGAAAAATTGCAAGTGCAGGAAGAAACGGTCAGTTTAGAACTCCACGGCATATCATTAGCCTGATGGTGGAATTAGTCAAACCTACAATCGAAGACATCATCTGTGATCCTGCTTCTGGAACGTCCGGCTTTCTAGTGGCTAGTAGTGAGTATGTGCGAAGGAATTTTGAAAACGAATTGTATGACAAAAAACACAAATTGCATTTCCAAGAGAAAATGTTTATGGGAATGGAATTTGACCCTACCATGATTCGTATCGGTGCTATGAACCTAATCTTGCACGGTATCGAAAATCCTCATCTCATTGACGTGGACGCACTCAGTGAGGCTAACGCCAATTTTGCCGAAGACGCCACTCTCATTCTAGCAAATCCTCCTTTCAAAGGAAGTCTCGACCGCGGTGCTGTAGACAAGAAAGTGTTAAAGATTGTAGACAGCACTAAGACCGAGCTTTTATTCATTGCCTTAATTCTGCGTGGTTTGAAGTTAGGCGGTAGAGCTGCTGTGATTGTGCCCGATGGTGTATTGTTCGGTAGTAGCAATGCACATTTACAAATCCGAAAAGAATTAATCGACAATCAAAAACTCCAAGCCGTAATCAGTATGCCAAGCGGTGTATTCAAACCCTATGCCGGTGTAAGCACTGCCATTATCCTCTTCACCAAAACAAATAGCGGAGGCACCGACCACGTTTGGTTCTATGATATGCAGTCTGACGGTTTCAGCCTAGACGATAAGCGTCAACCCCTCGACTCAAGCGACATCCCCGATATTCAAAAACGTTTTCAACATCTAAAAGCCGAATCCAAACGCGCTCGAACCGACCAAAGTTTCCTTGTTCCCAAGTCCGAAATCGTCGCCAACAAATACGACCTAAGCATCAACCGCTACAAAGAAATCGAACACGAGGAAAAATCTTACTCATCTCCCTCTGACTTAATCGAACAAATCGAATCCATCGACAAAGAACGATTAGCTTTATTAAAGCAATTGAAGGGGTTGTTGAAGTGAGGGACTTTAAAAGATTACCACCGATGAACACGGATGAACACCGATGTTTGGGATTAAGATTTTTCACCGCGAAGCACGCGAAGAACACGAAGGTTAGGAATTAAGCAATGCAAGTAGAAACAACATCATCAATTGATTTGATTATAGAAGAATACAAGAAACATGTAGACAGGACTCTACTCGAAGAAAATTTGAAACTATCGTATACAGAGCGAGTAGAAAAATTGCAAAGACTTCTAAGAACATTTGAAGAATTAAAAAACGCTAAGAGGCTAAAATCAACATGACTGAATTTGAAAAATTGATTCAAGTATTAGATGAGAATAATATTGATTATATCCTCATTGGTGGTTTTGCAGGAGCAGTTCACGGATCTGCTAGATTAACTTCTGATATTGATATTGTCTATAAAAGATCTAAGGATAATATTAAAAAGCTTGTGACTGCTTTAAAAAATCATAAACCCTATCTCAGGGGCGCACCGGAAGGTTTACCTTTTGTATTTGATGAAAAAACAATCGAAAGCGGGTTAAATTTTACTCTTACTACTGACATAGGATACATTGATTTATTAGCAGAAGTTCCAGGTGGTAATTACGATAATATTTTACCTGACACTATTCTTGTAGATGTATTCAATCGCAAGATATGCTGTGTGAATTTAAAAAGATTGATTCAATTAAAACGTGCCAGTGGAAGACCAAAAGACTTCGAAGCAATTTCAGAATTAGAAATCTTGCAAGAAAAAGAAAGTAAGTGAGTTTAGAATCGATGGATATGTGTAGAAATAAAAAAAGCAATCTTTTGCATCCCGTGCCAATACTGGCAACCCCTACAGGTGCAGGTTATGAATTACAAAAATTGCTCAATTGGAATCTATTCTTATTTTCGGAAAAAAACAAGCTATTTTTTAAGGAAATAAATCGAGAAATGGGAAATGTTGCGGTGGAAGGATGACTATATAAAAATGGAAATTTCAAAAAAGAGATAGGAGAAATATTCTTATGAGTGTAAAAAAAGATAAGAGCCAACGATTATTAGTCCACTCAAAAGCGAAAGTGAGATTGTATAAAGAATACTTGACTGCCTATTTATCAATATTAGGTATTTCTAATTTTCATTCGATTTCTATTTATGATATGTTTGCAGGAGAAGGTCAGTATGGAGAGGATTTTGGAAGTTCGATAGTAGCTTACGATGTAATTGTTGAATATTTGAAAAAATATCCAAGCAATCCGGCGATTATAAAATATCATATTAATGATTCTGGATTTTCTATGTTTGATAAAACAACAAAGAAGATTGATAAAATAAAAAGTATTATCGCGGGGAAAAATTTTACATCAGATAAATTGGAAATTCAATACAAAGACAAAGAATTTAATGATACGATAGAAACAATACGTCAAGAATTATCTAGTTTAAAAGAATCAGAAAGAGTGATTGTTTTTCTTGATCCGTATGGATACAAAGATATTCGATTTCAAACTCTTGCTAGTTTTTTAAAGAACAAGAAAACAGAAGTTTTGCTTTTCATTCCTATAAATAATATTTTTAGATTCGCAAATAAAACATTGAAAGACAAAAGCTATGCCTTAAGTTCAGGAAAGCATATTCAAGAATTTCTAAGCGATTACGGTATAACAGTTGAAAACATTGTAAGCGATAACGTAAATTTTATTGAACAAATCAGAGATAAACTAAAAGAAAAACTATCAGGTATTTACGTTGACTATTTTAAAATTCATAAAGGGAAAAGTCAAATCTATGTTCTATACTTCCTTACAAGTAATAAATTAGGCTATCAAAAAATGGTTGATGTAAAATGGAATATTGATTCTTCTGAGGGTAAAGGCTATTCTCCGCAATCGTATGGAATGGACAATTTATTTTCAGGAAATACTTCTACGCTAGATTCTAAACTAAAAGATTTTCTTTTAACAAAACGCAATAACCGAGAAGTAAGAGATTTTATCTATGACTGTGGATATACTGCTAAGCAAGGAAAACAATTGTTAGAGTATTGGGAAAATGAGAAAATGATTTTAGTCGAAGGGAAGGAAAGACAAAAGAGCGGATTTTATATTTCCAATGCAAAAGAAGAAATCAAAGTAACAATAGTTTATAAAACTGGAACAAAAGGAATAATATAATGTCATATAAATCTTCTATAGAATGGACGGATGCAACTTGGAATCCTACGAGAGGATGCACAAAGATTAGTGCAGGGTGTAAGAATTGTTATGCGGAAACATTAGCCGAAAGATTCAGAGGAGTTCCCAATCATCCTTTTGAATTCGGATTTGATTTAAAACTAATTCCTGAAAAATTATATGACCCAATTAAATGGCAAACACCTAAAAAAATTTTTGTAAACTCAATGAGTGATCTATTTCATAAAGATATTCCCGATGAATACATCTATAAAGTATTTTCGATTATGAAAATAGCCGATTGGCATACCTACCAAGTTTTAACCAAGCGACCAGAACGTATGAAAAAAATGTTCGACTCAATACTATCTGAATTTTCCAACCTATCCCATATCTGGCTAGGTGTGAGTGTTGAAAATCAGAAACAGGGGATACCTAGAATTAACCTCTTGAGAAATACAAACGTGAGTGTAAGATTTCTTTCTATCGAACCTCTTTTAGAAGATTTAGGAATACTCGATTTGAAAAATATGAATTGGGTAATCGTAGGCGGAGAAAGTGGAAATCATGCTAGACCAATGGAAGAATCCTGGGTCATCTCGATTCAAAAGCAATGCCAAAAAGCAAAAGTTCCTTTCTTCTTCAAACAATGGGGTGGAGTTCGTAAACATCTCACCGGTAGAGAACTGCGCGGAAACTATTACAATGAGTTACCGAAGTATCAAATGAATACCGTTCCGATTAATTCTATTCGACAAGAAAAATTTCAACTGGCTAAGGCAATTTAGTATATGAAGTTGGGATTTAAAAGATTACCACCGATGAATGGTTCGACACGCACGCTCGGATGCTGCTGCTCACCACGGCGCACCAATGCAAACGTATTAGGATTGGTGGTTAATGCTTGTTATGCTAACGATAACGCTGGTGGTATGCGATTGTCATTCCCGAAATTTTCAGTCGGGAATCTCAAATACGAGAAAGCAATACTTGATTCAAGAATTAAGATTTTTCACCACGAAGCACGCGAAGAACACGAAGGTTTGGGGTTAATGGTGGTTATACTATGAAATGGGAAATGGTGAAGTTGGGGGATATATGCGATTTGTCACAAGGAATTCAAGTAGATATTAAAGATCAAAGTTTAACGAAAAAAGGAAATCAAGTTAGGTTCTTGCGGATAATAGACTTTACTCAGGGAGGAGATGCACCAAGATACATTGACAATCCAGGGGAAAGATACTTTTTAAAAGAAAATGATTTAGCTTTAGTTAGATACGGTTCTACAGGATTTGTATGTAGAGGGTTAGAAGGTGTAATTGCTAATAACCTTTTTAAAGTGACGCCAAAACAAAACACTATAACAAATGATTTTTTATATTGGATATTAATTTCAGATAACTTTCAAAACTTTGTAAAATTAAATAATAAGGGTGCCGCATTACAGGCTATTAGCTTTGGACAAATTAAAGCCTTCCAAATCCCTCTTCCTCCTCTCTCTGTGCAGAAAGAAATTGCGGAGATATTGGATACTGCCGATGCACTGCGCAAGAAAGACAACGAGCTTCTAAAAAAATACGACGAACTAGCCCAGTCCATCTTCATAGAAATGTTCGGCGACCCAGTAAGAAATGAGAAAGGATGGGAAGTGAAGAAGTTGGGGGATTGTATTGAATTTCTTACAAGTGGCTCAAGAGGGTGGGCTAAATATTATAGTGATAAAGGTGAAATCTTTCTAAGAATAAATAACGTAGGATACAATGAATTAAAAATTAAAAATCTAGCTTATGTGAATGCCCCTGAAAATGCGGAGGCTAAACGAACTGAAGTAAAATCTGGAGATATATTATTATCTATTACAGCAGATATAGGGAGAACATGCGTAATCCCCGATAATTTTTCTAAAGCATTTATTAATCAACATTTAACACTTATTAGATTAACAAAAGATTTTGTTCCATACTATGTATCCCAATTATTATCAACAAATTATGGACAAAATCAAATACATAAATTAAATAAAGGAGGAGTTAAAGCTGGATTAAATTTTGATGATATAAAATCTATTGGTTTATTAAAACCTCCATTCGAATTGCAAGTAAAATACAATATGATTGCAAATCAATTAAGAAATCAAATTGATAAGATTAATGTTGCCATTACCCACACCAACAATCTATTCCACTCACTACTACAAAAAGCATTCAAGGGTGAACTGACGTAAACCCCTTCGATGCACAGACAATAGAAACATCGGTGTTCATCCGTGTCCATCGGTGGTAAAATCTTACTTTCTCTCACTTGAGATTCCCGACAGAAAATTTCGGGAATGACAATGATTACCCACACCAACAATCTATTCCACTCGCTACTACAAAAAGCATTCAAAGGTGAGCTAACATAAATTCCTTTGACGCACAGACAATAAAAACATCGGTGTCCATCGGTGTCCATCTGTGTCCATCTGTGTTCATCCGTGTTCATCCGTGGTTAATCTTCGATCAGCGGTAATCTTTTACCCAAAAAATGACTTGCCAATTTAATTAAAGTAGGTAGTAATAAAAAGTATGGACTATAAAACTAGAATTACATCTGATCCGGGAATTATGCTTGGAAAGCCAATCATCAAAGGCACAAGAATTACAATAGAACTAATCTTACGTAAACTATCAGAAAAGAATTCTATCGAAAAATTATTACAATCCTATCCTCATTTAGAAGCGGCTGATATATATGCCGCTTTAAGTTATGCGGCTGACATGCTTTCTAAGGAAGAGCTCATTGCAAGTTAGAATTATCGCAGACGAAAATATCGATGCCTATATTATTGAGTCATTGCGAAATGAGAATTATGAAGTTTTATCAATTCGTGAAAGCTATCGCGGGATCAAAGATATTGAAATCATCGTGATGGCAAACCAAAGAGAATGTTTGATTCTAACGGAAGACAAAGATTTTGGCGAATGGATTTTTTCTCATAAATCAGAATCTGCAGGAGTTATTTTTCTGAGATACGAAGATAAAGACATGGAAGAAATAATTTTTGCCGTCAAAAAAATTCTTTCTGAATACGGAGAAAATCTTTATGGAAAATTTAGCGTCGTAACAAAACGCAAAATTCGAATCCGAGATATAATAGATAAGATATTCTAATAAACTAACAACCATTACCCACACTAACAATCTATTCCATTCACTACTACAAAAAGCATTCAAGGGTGAGTTGACGTAAATCCCTCCGACGCACCGACAAGAAAAAATATCCGTGTTCAAACTCAATAGCACTAGCGTTGCTTCTTTGGGGCGCAACATAATGTGGTTAATCTTTTATTCGTTGTGAAAAAATAGATTGACCAAATTTATAGAAACGGTATATTTCTAAAGAAGGAGATGTATATGGACTTTTATTCAATAATTATAACTACGTTAGCAGTCTCTTTCAGTGTGATTTCTCTTACGCTGATAATTATACGAATTGTAAAGAAGCAGGTTTTAAAAGAGTTAAAGAAAGAGGGATATTGAGAGATTCTTTACTTGCGTTTATTGTTTCTATATGGATTGGTTTGATTGTTGCCTTAATCGAGACCTATCAATGGGGACAAGCTTTTTACAAAATACTAATGACCGTCATTGCTGTATCTAGTTTTATTCTAATGCTATGGCAGATTTTTCTTAACGATAGAGAAAAATAAACTAACAACTATTAACCACACCAACAACCTATTCCATTCACTACTACAAAAAGCATTCAAAGGTGAGTTGACGTAAATCCCTTCGCGAACTTCGTGCCCTTCGCGGTGAAAAGAGTTTAACCACATTATGTTGCGACCCTTAGGGAGCAACATTGAGTTTACACGCGAAGAACACGAAGGTTCGGAATTGAGCAATGCAAATAAATATAGCAACTCATTATAAATCCCTTCGACGCACAGACAAGAAAAACATCGGTGTCCATCGGTGGTAATCTTTTAACACTTTTTTTAATTGACAATTATAAAAAACAGAAATTTACTAGAAATGCTATGGTGCTTGTTGACAAACAAACTCTAATTCATTGGATGCTTCTTGATTCGCTTTCAAAAGAAAGTCATTATCGAGAGAAGATTTCCATATTTAAAAACAAATACAAAACTGATTTTCTAACATTTCAAAGCCGCGTTGAAAATGCCGAGAAAGAGTCATTCGAAGAATGGGATGATTATATTGAATGGGATGCCTATGAAGGATTTTTAAGTCGTATAAAGGAACGAGTAAGTGACATCCGAAACGGAAATATTCAATTGGTTGGATAATAGCCAAATTGTATCTCGCTACGAAGTTTTAGATTTTCAAGAGGATAATGAAAGTTATTTACTCAAACTGAAAATCGAGTTTACAGATAAATCAGAACTGTTCACGAGAGAATCTATAAAAAGGAATCTTAGAAAATATTCCTTTCACTGGCAATCAGAAGATGGACTCCTTATTATACGATGGGATAATGCAAATCATCATCGGGAGTTAGCAACCTTTCCTCATCACCGTCACGAACAAAACGAAGACAATGTAATGGAAAATAAAGAAGTCGCGTTAATAGATATTTTGAAATTTATTCTAAATAAGTTTTTTAAGGATTAATCTTTATGAAAACTATTATTAAAAGACAAAAGCGAACTATCGGGGCAATTGTGAAAGTTCCATTCATCCAGATCATTTTTTTCTAGTTGAAAACGGGGTTCGTCGCCCCGCAACAAAAGAAGACTGTAAAGGACTGGAACGTTCTGCTGTCTGGACTCCAGAAGGTATACAACGAAGATTAAACGATCACTACGCAGGTCGTAAAAATTATTACATCGAAAAGGATGAAAACCTTGAAGGATATATTTCTTCATCAGTTAAAAAAGTAAAAGTAGCTTAGTAAGATTTTAAGATAATTCTCATTACCCGCCCCAACAGTTAATAATTCACTACTAAAAAAGCATTCAAGGGTTAACTAACTTAATAGAAACTCCGGTAAACTTCCGCTCTTTCCAATCCGATAAAGAGTAAAGAGATGAGTAATTTTACTTTCCTAAAACCAAATTGGACTGTGCTTTCAGATGACCCAATCGAAGCAGAGAAAAATGTATATCGCGCGCCGATGTATACTGCTATGCTTTGCAGGAAGAATTTAGAAGATTGGGTAAGATTTATTTTTGAGCATGATGCTGATTTGGAACTTCCTTATGATGACTCTCTTAGTTCCCTATTACATGATGAAAAATTTAAAACGTTAGTCGGAAGAGATAGATTTACTCAATTAAATCTTATTCGTAAACTCGGAAACACCGCAGTTCATACGAAGGCAAAGATTCAGACAAATGAAGCACTGTATGGGGTAAAACTTCTACATGGATTTACTTCCTGGGTAGTTCGGGTCTATAGCCAAAAGAAGCCAGAAATTCCAGCGTTTGAAGAGTCGTTAATTCCACAAGAAACAGGAAAAGATAAAACAAAAGAAGAACTAAAAAATCTTGAACTAAAATTTCACGAGCAACAGAGTGAATTAAAAAAAGTTAAGGAAGAATTAGAAAAATACAAAGCGGCTAAGGAAGGTTATCTACCACTCTCCGAGCCAGTTGTAAAAGATATAACAGAAGCTGAAACTAGAAAGATTTATATTGATACACTTCTCAGAGAAGCAGGTTGGGATCCATACGGGAAAAATGTTCGAGAATATTCGATTAAAAATTGTATTCCGCAGGCAGACAAATCACTTGGTGACGGTTTTGCTGACTACGTTCTCTGGGGGGATAATGGCAAACCGCTAGCTGTAGTAGAAGCCAAACGAACAGCGAGAGACAAAGACACAGGAAGAGAACAAGCTAGACTCTACGCAAATGGATTAGAAAGAGATTTTGGACAACGTCCTATTGTGTTTTATTCCAACGGCTATGAGACCGGTATATGGGATGACACACATTATCCGCCACGTAATGTATTTGGATTTTATACAAAAGATGAACTAGAATTACTCATCCAGAGACGAACTTCTAAAAAGTCACTTGCTAGTGAAACAATCAATTTAGCAATTACGGAAAGACCTTACCAACAAGAAGCAATACGAAGAGTAGCCGAAGCATTAGAGCGAAAACAAAGAGATGCACTCCTCATCATGTCAACGGGAACAGGCAAAACAAGAGTTGCCGCTTCTATCGTTGATTTTTTGAGCAAAGCTAATTGGGCAAAAAGAGTTTTATTTCTTGCGGATAGAATTCCACTTGTAGAGCAAGCAAAGAAAAGTTTTAATGAGTGTCTACCGAATTTGCCTGGAGTGAATTTGGTTGAAGAAAAAGAAGATGATAGTAGTCGAATTGTATTTTCCACCTATCAAACCCTAATCAATCTAATTGATGGTGAAACAGATGGAGACAATCGATTGTATGGTGTAGGTCATTTTGATGTAATTATATTTGATGAGATTCATCGCTCCGTTTACAATCGTTACAAAGCTATTTTTAAATACTTTGATGGGATTAGAATTGGGCTCACCGCAACCCCTAAAACGGAAACAAGTAAGGATACGTATGAACTGTTTGGAATGGAAGCGAATAATCCAACGTTTGCGTATGAATTAGACTAGGCGGTGCGAGATGGTTTCTTAGTTCCACCTGTTGCGATATCCGTGCCTACAAAGTTTCATCGAGAAGGAATTAAATACTCCGAGTTAAGCGAAGAGGAAAAAGCTGAGTACGAAGAAAAATTTTCTGATCCAATCACAGAGGAATTGGTAAAACAAGAAATAGAATCAGATGCACTCAATGATTGGTTGTTTAATGCAAATACAGTAGACCAAATTCTATCTCATATTATGCAAAATGGAATCAAAGTAGAAGGTGGAGATAAACTTGCAAAGACAATGATATTTGCTCGTTCCCACAGTCATGCTAAGTTTATAGAAGAGAGATTCAACAAGCAATTCAAACAATACAGAGGAGAATTCTTACGAGTAATCGACTACCAAGAAGAACAAAGAAAATCTTTACTAGAATCTTTTAAGGATAACGAACGTTTTCCGCAAATTGCAGTTTCGGTAGATATGCTAGATACCGGAATAGATGTCCCAGAAGTTTCTAATTTGGTTTTTTACAAACCAGTAAAGAGTCTTACAAAATTCTGGCAGATGGTCGGACGCGGGACGAGACTTTGCAAAAATCTACTTGGTATCGGGTTACACAAAAAAGAATTTCTCATCTTTGACTTTTGCGAGAACTTTGAATTCTTTGCCGTTAACCCCAAAGGCATTAAGACCAACACAGCAAAATCATTAAGCCAAAGACTTTTTGAATTAAGATTAAGGCTTGCTGTTGTTCTCTCCAAAGAAGAAAATCCTGAATTAAAAGGCTATTCCGAACAAATCTTAACTCGACTAGTAGAACAAACACAAGCACTTGACCTACAGAGTTTTATAGTTCGGCAGAATCTACAAGTTGTAGAAAAGTATAGAGATATGCAAGCATGGAATGACTTGAGCGACTTAGATATAAAAGAAATCTTCGATCATATCGCGCCTATCGTTCCAGAAAAAGATACAGATGAAAAAGCAAAACGATTTGATACGATTCTATTTGATCTACAGCTACGAACACAGATTGGTGGAAAATCCATTGATGACTTAGTAAAAAGAGTCAAATCAGTAGCAGGTCAATTAAGCAAAAAAGGAAACCTCCCAAAAGTTGCCGAGAAAATGGATATTATCCGCGAAATCCAAGAAGATAGTTTTTGGAAAAATGCAGGAATTCCTTCACTAGAAAAAATACGAATAGAACTTAGGGATTTAGCCAAGTTCCTAGATACCGAGTCTACTCCTATCATCTATACCAATTTTGAAGACGAAATAGGAGATGGGACTATAAAAGATTTATCCTTTAATTTGAATGATCTAGATACCTACAAACGAAAAGTAGAAAGGTACCTCAAAGAAAATAATAATCATACAACTATTTATAAAATCAGAAATAATCTACAAATTACACAAACAGATATTAAAGAATTAGAGCGTATGCTTTTTGATC
Encoded here:
- a CDS encoding DUF433 domain-containing protein; amino-acid sequence: MDYKTRITSDPGIMLGKPIIKGTRITIELILRKLSEKNSIEKLLQSYPHLEAADIYAALSYAADMLSKEELIAS
- a CDS encoding phage Gp37/Gp68 family protein, yielding MSYKSSIEWTDATWNPTRGCTKISAGCKNCYAETLAERFRGVPNHPFEFGFDLKLIPEKLYDPIKWQTPKKIFVNSMSDLFHKDIPDEYIYKVFSIMKIADWHTYQVLTKRPERMKKMFDSILSEFSNLSHIWLGVSVENQKQGIPRINLLRNTNVSVRFLSIEPLLEDLGILDLKNMNWVIVGGESGNHARPMEESWVISIQKQCQKAKVPFFFKQWGGVRKHLTGRELRGNYYNELPKYQMNTVPINSIRQEKFQLAKAI
- a CDS encoding restriction endonuclease subunit S, whose translation is MKWEMVKLGDICDLSQGIQVDIKDQSLTKKGNQVRFLRIIDFTQGGDAPRYIDNPGERYFLKENDLALVRYGSTGFVCRGLEGVIANNLFKVTPKQNTITNDFLYWILISDNFQNFVKLNNKGAALQAISFGQIKAFQIPLPPLSVQKEIAEILDTADALRKKDNELLKKYDELAQSIFIEMFGDPVRNEKGWEVKKLGDCIEFLTSGSRGWAKYYSDKGEIFLRINNVGYNELKIKNLAYVNAPENAEAKRTEVKSGDILLSITADIGRTCVIPDNFSKAFINQHLTLIRLTKDFVPYYVSQLLSTNYGQNQIHKLNKGGVKAGLNFDDIKSIGLLKPPFELQVKYNMIANQLRNQIDKINVAITHTNNLFHSLLQKAFKGELT
- the tcmP gene encoding three-Cys-motif partner protein TcmP is translated as MSVKKDKSQRLLVHSKAKVRLYKEYLTAYLSILGISNFHSISIYDMFAGEGQYGEDFGSSIVAYDVIVEYLKKYPSNPAIIKYHINDSGFSMFDKTTKKIDKIKSIIAGKNFTSDKLEIQYKDKEFNDTIETIRQELSSLKESERVIVFLDPYGYKDIRFQTLASFLKNKKTEVLLFIPINNIFRFANKTLKDKSYALSSGKHIQEFLSDYGITVENIVSDNVNFIEQIRDKLKEKLSGIYVDYFKIHKGKSQIYVLYFLTSNKLGYQKMVDVKWNIDSSEGKGYSPQSYGMDNLFSGNTSTLDSKLKDFLLTKRNNREVRDFIYDCGYTAKQGKQLLEYWENEKMILVEGKERQKSGFYISNAKEEIKVTIVYKTGTKGII
- a CDS encoding DNA gyrase subunit B, which codes for MSANIKDKPNAKESGERNFKKLSNVEHVRMRTGMWLGQNSMSTFEQHFFKKDSKGNYDITHEELNDIPAKLKCLDEACMNAVDEYRKNQNDKAVKEGQKMTKLIVSLSADCGRVSVEDNGRGIPAKNAEGVFLHLMYGENFDDQVKQDHVAGQNGVGISLVRMVSNFFRVTTNNKGQSYKKLFSVHDDVKKLIRSFKFSPEDFEKVILYYDEHGKFTDCPLLTKDHLSKLQSLMEKTFMIETIKSCGDEHGTTVEFELEPKFFNKLDTKYNPDLMRQYLQDIAMTNPGLEVQFHHKNKSDKFKFKKGMEEIFLNSDLTYYKMEYKDPNSASQINLETYFVIGQNKTLTWVNSNFAVQGGSAIEYLENRICDEVRKKSQITALEKKLKTQSTRNDVRNCFHMYVNLRILNPRFKSQDKSYLINDLNEDMRNAVDKSLDKLIKKTDLIEEVKMQMEKRTQLKELEDAQKGLRKASKNNIPKLMQPTGKPSDVGRVLFVAEGDSAIAGLRPARNPKLHGLFPLRGKPLNCKGMSLAKALANEEMKNIVAILGLPINEKLKDPKELNYDKVSIITDADFDGYAIRSLMLSFFYEYWPELFDFGVIHISAAPLFEVDVKWKEGKKETIFCIDDKDYDKLMERIRKNGGEMVRKKRNKGLGETGKEAMKFAVDECMTKITLSNRKTAQKTQDLWFHKDFAEQRRDAISEYSMAVIQD
- a CDS encoding DUF5615 family PIN-like protein, producing the protein MQVRIIADENIDAYIIESLRNENYEVLSIRESYRGIKDIEIIVMANQRECLILTEDKDFGEWIFSHKSESAGVIFLRYEDKDMEEIIFAVKKILSEYGENLYGKFSVVTKRKIRIRDIIDKIF
- a CDS encoding N-6 DNA methylase, with the translated sequence MTYLLFLRRLDELQTLKEKKAATLKKPIEEPIYKTSETNLRWSHFKNTDPEVMFELFRKKDGIFDFLKNVGSKDSTFSKFMKGATFMIPTPRLLAQVVEMLSNLDMSDRDTKGDVYEYLLGKIASAGRNGQFRTPRHIISLMVELVKPTIEDIICDPASGTSGFLVASSEYVRRNFENELYDKKHKLHFQEKMFMGMEFDPTMIRIGAMNLILHGIENPHLIDVDALSEANANFAEDATLILANPPFKGSLDRGAVDKKVLKIVDSTKTELLFIALILRGLKLGGRAAVIVPDGVLFGSSNAHLQIRKELIDNQKLQAVISMPSGVFKPYAGVSTAIILFTKTNSGGTDHVWFYDMQSDGFSLDDKRQPLDSSDIPDIQKRFQHLKAESKRARTDQSFLVPKSEIVANKYDLSINRYKEIEHEEKSYSSPSDLIEQIESIDKERLALLKQLKGLLK